CATCTTCGCCGGGATCGTCTGGGACGCCGTCACCGACCCGATCGCCGGCTACCTGAACGACAACGCCAGGAGTCCGCACGGAAGACGGCGCAAGTTCATCCTCGCCTACCTCGCGCCGATGGCGGTCACCTTCGCGATGCTGTTCTCCGTCCCGGCGCTCGTTCGCTCCGGATCGGAAGCCGTCAAGGTCGCCGTCACGCTCGCGGTCTACCTCGTCTACACGACCTTCATCACGCTCGTCGCGACGCCGTTCAACGCGATCGTGAACGACCTCTCGGACGACTACGACGAACGCACCTCGATGATGACGTTCCGCATGATCGGCTCGGTCCTCGGCACGCTCCTCTCGATCGCGATCCCCGAGGTCCTGGGGCTCTCGAACGCCTCGCAGGACAACACCGCGGGATACGTCGCGATGGGCGTCGCGTTCGGGTTCCTGATGCTGGTCTTCGGATTCTCCTCGGTGCTCAACCTGAGGGAGCGGAACAAGGGGGCGGACCGATCCCGCGTCCCGTTCGCGTTCCACAAGTACTTCGTCGCGTCGTGGAAGAACCCGCCCTTCCGGCAGGCCTGCCTGATGTTCGCGCTCTCGATCGCCTGCATGAACTTCATCCAGGGAAACCTCGTGTACTTCCTCAACTACAAGATGCTCCTTCCCTCGCTCTTCCTGCCCGTCGCCGGGGGCGTGATGGTGCTCGCCGTGCTGTTCATGCCGGTCTGGACCGCAGTCAGCAAGAAGACCTCGAAACGCACGGCCTACATCCTCTCGATCGCGGTGCTCTGCGTCGCCCTCGCCCTCATGGCGTTCGCGCCGGCGTTCGACTACGAGGCCGCGGGCGTCGTCGCGCACGTCGCCGCCGACGCCGACCTCGTCCCC
This portion of the Candidatus Izemoplasmatales bacterium genome encodes:
- a CDS encoding MFS transporter; this encodes MQESPRPTAGVTVKTKIFYALGDFPFSFSSTLIGFFLMIYLTNTIGISAFWAGAIIFAGIVWDAVTDPIAGYLNDNARSPHGRRRKFILAYLAPMAVTFAMLFSVPALVRSGSEAVKVAVTLAVYLVYTTFITLVATPFNAIVNDLSDDYDERTSMMTFRMIGSVLGTLLSIAIPEVLGLSNASQDNTAGYVAMGVAFGFLMLVFGFSSVLNLRERNKGADRSRVPFAFHKYFVASWKNPPFRQACLMFALSIACMNFIQGNLVYFLNYKMLLPSLFLPVAGGVMVLAVLFMPVWTAVSKKTSKRTAYILSIAVLCVALALMAFAPAFDYEAAGVVAHVAADADLVPAYQGSVIRYIADINADYGTVLSVLWRTMPWIYPVVVLLSLGFAGLQMVPFSIVPDAINFATGTGEREEGAYYGVVTFVQKLGWAVGMLLTGAVLNAAGYLEPAKAFTAEAQSSVLSGAIVLQSPSAVDAIAVLFSVLPIAFGILGILSLLRYRVDRDALRRRVAEAAATEADR